The Fibrobacter sp. UWEL genome contains the following window.
ATGCATCGAAGCATTTTTCAGAAGACTTTGTACAAGTTCGACCTGCGTAAGCGGGAAAAGATTCTGCTCGGGTTCTTCCAGGTATATATCCGAATACGCCGTGCGAGTAAAGTTCTCGTATAGTTTCAAACATTCCTTATAGTCTTCTTGAGATTTAAAGGGCAATGTCAAACGACCGACTTTTCCAAAATATCGATCGTCTTCGCTTGCAAGCACTTCCAGGGATTTTTTGTAGCGTTTTTCGTATATATGGAAAAGCACCGATTCGTTTTCACTATCACTTACGATATTGGATGGCAACTTGGCAGAATACTGTTCATCAAAAAGGAACTTCAGGTAAGCCCACATTGGGATAACTGACTGCAATCCACTAGAAGCATTCGTCAAGTTAACCTTGTTTCCATCACCAAGCAAGACATAATCCCTAGATGCTTCCGCATCATAGTAGTACTTGACATTCAAATCCAAAATATCAAGCATATTGCCAGGACTATACATGCCCCTGACACCATTCCAGTCTGCGATAAAGTTTCGGATATTCGTATTATCGAACTTTACCTCAAACCAGTTGGGAATAGCCGCAACAAGATTTCTTTCCGAGGGTATATAAGAAATCTTACTTCGCTTGTATCGCCAACAACCTTCAAATATAGTCAAGTCAAATGTCGATTTACTGAAATCGCAAATAAAATGAACATAATCGGATTTATATTCAATAAGACTTCCATAACGGATATAACCATCCAGTTTATGGAATACGATTAGATTATCAATGACATAGCTAAAGTTTGCAAAGCCATTTTTTCCCTGTTCCAGCAAGATGCGTTTTTCTGCCCAGGCACAGAAACAGGCTATTTTCAAAATGCAGCTTTTTCCCGCACTCTGTGGACCAATTACGACGTTTATCTTTTTCAAGTCCAAAGAAACACTTTGTATCGGACCGATGTTTTTTATTACCAATTTCTTCATATGCATTTGCGCTCCAAAGCTAGTAAAAACTACCCGATAGAAATGACGGCGGTGCCTGCGGCGAGTGCGGTCACGCGGATTTCGTAGCGGTTATCGCCATTGGGAGTGTCGGGAATATCTACGGTAAAGTAGTAGCCTTCCTGCGTCGAGGCCGTCATGGTTGAGCCGTTCACGTCCCATTCCCATGCAAGGGCGGGGACGCTATGGCCCTGACCGTCAGAAATCAGCACGATGTTCGGGTTCCACCACGGATTGTCCTTGCCGGGCCAGGTGTCGCTTACCAGCAGCACCGTTTCGCCCTCGGCAAAGGTAATCACCTGCGCACCCGAAGAAATGTCAATCGTGCGCGAAATCGTGCCCGGTGTCACTTCCTGCTGCAGGGTCCAGTCCTTGCCTGTCACATCGGTGAAAGTGTCTGTACCACCGTTTGTCGAAGCTACAAGGCTCACGCCCGGAACGCCTCCATTCTCGAACTTGGACTGAATCTGGCTTGCCTGGGTGTTGTCATTACCAAGGAACACCTCGCCGTTGGAAGTATTGACGGAGTGCTGCTCCAGCATGATTTCCACGCTGGGAGCGAACACGCCGATCGGATTGTTGTGCTCAAGGATTATCGACGCATTGTCGCCAATCGCAACATCGTCCCCGTCACCCATGGTAATGGTGTCGCCGAAGTCACCGCCCACAATCACGTCGCGGTCCCTGCCGGTCAGAATCGTGTCTCCCATTTCGACAGGCTTCCCGTCGCCATCAAGCGGGATTTCCACGGCGTTGCCGTCGATATGGATGCTCTGCGCCTCGACGGCTCGGTTGGCGTAATCGGCCTGGTTCTCGTTGCGGGCGAACGGGAGGTCAATATCGAAAGTCACGCGGGCGTCGTCACCGAAGACAAGATCCTTGTCGTGGTCACCACCAATGGCAATATCATCTTTACGGTCCGCCACGGCAACGACCTGTACGGCAGTTATCACGGGCAGGTTCAGCGGCCACTGGTTCGTGTCGGTGAACAGGTTGCGGATTCGGACCTCGAAGGTCGCAGAAGTCACGTTACGGAACACCACGTAGTTTCCGATCAGGCTCATGTCGGGAGCGACCTGCGAAAGCAGATCTTCCTTAGTAGGCGATACGGAGCATGTAACCTGGCGATAGTCGCCGTCGAAATGATTGCCAGTCCAGTCGTTCAGGTAGTAATGCTGGTCGAGCGCGTTGCCACCGGGCTGGCGACCACAAACATCGAACAGGTAGTTGTACGAGTCGACACCTTGCTGGTCGCCACCAAGGTAAACATACACATCGCAAGCCGCACTCGCACCGAGTTCACTCCCCGTACGGAACGTGTCAAGGCCCGTAAGCGTGAGCTTGATTTCCTGTTGCTGCTGGGCAGCATAGTAGGCGTTGAACAGCCTGGAGTTTGACGTGTCGCCGTCCAGCTGGGCGTCATCCTTCAGCATAAGGCTTGAATTTTGCGTCCCGTTGCCCACGGCCGTGTCATAGGCAACAAGCGAAATCCCGACGCCATCGTGCTTTACCGGGGTGTCGGAGTTATTTTCGTTTTCGCCAACGATATGCAGACGGTTGTTCTTTATGTAAAGGTTTGTCCAGTCGTTGTCTGCCACGACGCCAGCAGTCTCGTGCGGGATAAAGTTGAACTTCTGTTCGCCATTCTCATAAACGGGGTGATTGTTATCATCCAGCACTGGGATATACTCGCCTGGAGCGACCATCTCGACAGCTGTAGCATTCTCGCGGGTAAAGTTGAAGGAAACGACCTTGATTCCATCCAGCATGGAGTCGGCATCGGCAGTCGCACCGGAATCGATGTAGTCGGCACCCAGCCCACCTACCACGACATCGTTACCGTTGCCAGTGATTATGCGGTCAGCGTAATTGCCTTCGATATCGCGGGAATCCAGGGACTCGGCCATGGAAAGCATGGAGGCCGTAGCCCCGGAGTTGTCACGGTCTGTAAAGACCATCTTGGCATTGTCGCCAAAAACAACGTCGTTGTCGTAAATGCCGTAGCGTTCGTCGCCATAAGTGGTGATCTTGTCGCCGCCAGTACCGCCAACGACGATGTCATCACCGCCGCCTGTGGAGATTGTGTCGTCGCCACCGTGGGTGATGTCGGAAGATGCAGCCACATCCTGGGCGTGGAGCGAACCATTCACCTGGATGGCTGCGATGCCCGGCAGGTTCTTGCCGTTGGGTGACTGTCCCGGGAAGGCCTCCTCGATTACCACACGGAAGCGGTCGGAGGAGTAGCCACTAGGAATCTCAAACACTACGTAATTGCTCGTGGTGTCTATCAGCACGGCATCTTCACCAGTCAGTTCATCCGAAAGTACAGCCGCATTGTGCGCCAAGTCCGCAAGCATGTTGTCGATGCTTGTGTACTCGGAGCGTCTGTAGGTGCCATTGAAGTTGGAATTGGC
Protein-coding sequences here:
- a CDS encoding AAA family ATPase, which translates into the protein MKKLVIKNIGPIQSVSLDLKKINVVIGPQSAGKSCILKIACFCAWAEKRILLEQGKNGFANFSYVIDNLIVFHKLDGYIRYGSLIEYKSDYVHFICDFSKSTFDLTIFEGCWRYKRSKISYIPSERNLVAAIPNWFEVKFDNTNIRNFIADWNGVRGMYSPGNMLDILDLNVKYYYDAEASRDYVLLGDGNKVNLTNASSGLQSVIPMWAYLKFLFDEQYSAKLPSNIVSDSENESVLFHIYEKRYKKSLEVLASEDDRYFGKVGRLTLPFKSQEDYKECLKLYENFTRTAYSDIYLEEPEQNLFPLTQVELVQSLLKNASMHSDGLFIATHSPYLLYAINNYMLGYIVRDRLQDDDRKDCFVDPQNVAAWELRDGTVTPLQDEDGLIRGNYFDRVMKRVMSEFSNYAAYYG